In Balearica regulorum gibbericeps isolate bBalReg1 chromosome 2, bBalReg1.pri, whole genome shotgun sequence, one DNA window encodes the following:
- the CTHRC1 gene encoding LOW QUALITY PROTEIN: collagen triple helix repeat-containing protein 1 (The sequence of the model RefSeq protein was modified relative to this genomic sequence to represent the inferred CDS: deleted 2 bases in 1 codon): MALPGRSRSVTGWKFPASPGRELGLRALKGSFIPALPPRAADTGPCAAASPGPGPGAPAPPARTMRRAPAAAAAAAPLLLLALLLAAAPPPGGSESPKGKQKALRQREVVDMYNGVCLQGPSGVPGRDGNPGANGIPGTPGIPGRDGLKGEKGECMRESIEESWTPNFKQCSWSALNYGIDLGKIAECTFTKMRSNSALRVLFSGSLRLKCKNACCQRWYFTFNGAECAGPLPIEAIIYLDQGSPELNSTINIHRTSSVEGLCEGINAGLVDIAIWVGTCSDYPRGDASTGWNSVSRIIIEELPK, translated from the exons ATGGCTCTGCCTGGACGTTCCCGCTCGGTTACAGGATGGAAATTCCCGGCCTCCCCGGGGAGGGAGCTCGGGCTCCGCGCTCTGAAAGGCTCATTTATCCCGGCGCTGCCGCCCAGAGCGGCGGACACGGGCCCCTGCGCCGctgcctcccccggccccggccccggcgca CCCGCGCCCCCAGCCCGCACCATGCGCCgcgccccggccgccgccgccgccgccgccccgctgctgctgctggcgctgctgctggcggcggccccgccgcccggcggCTCGGAGAGCCCGAAGGGGAAGCAGAAGGCGCTTCGCCAGCGGGAGGTGGTGGACATG TACAACGGCGTGTGCTTGCAAGGCCCCAGTGGCGTTCCTGGACGGGATGGAAACCCAGGGGCCAACGGGATCCCCGGGACACCTGGAATCCCGGGACGGGACGGGCTGAAGGGGGAGAAGGGCGAGTGCATGCGCGAGAGCATTGAGGAGTCCTGGACACCCAACTTCAAGCAGTGTTCGTGGAGTGCACTTAATTATGGCATCGATCTTGGGAAGATAGCA GAATGTACATTTACAAAGATGCGCTCGAACAGTGCTCTCCGCGTTCTCTTCAGTGGATCGCTTCGGCTGAAATGCAAGAATGCCTGTTGTCAGCGCTGGTACTTTACTTTTAATGGAGCAGAATGTGCTGGGCCACTTCCTATTGAAGCCATAATATATTTAGATCAAGGAAGCCCAGAGCTGAATTCTACTATTAATATACACCGAACTTCTTCAG TGGAAGGTCTGTGTGAAGGCATCAATGCCGGCTTGGTGGATATTGCCATCTGGGTCGGGACTTGCTCAGATTACCCAAGGGGAGATGCTTCTACTGGATGGAATTCAGTCTCCCGAATCATCATTGAAGAACTGCCGAAGTaa
- the FZD6 gene encoding frizzled-6 encodes MGVLVFSATCSLLLTLVRGHSLFTCEPITISRCSGMPYNMTFFPNIMGHYDQDTAALQMEPFLTLMNLHCSPDVHTFLCKAFVPACLEQVNVIHPCRSLCEKVYSDCKQLMDTFGITWPEELECSRLVNCDETVPATAAVTTNIHGTQKTPGQTRRDYGFWCPRHLHTSNGQGYKFLGIDQCAPPCPNMYFKNYELDVAKSFIGIVSIFCLCATLFTFLTFLIDVKRFRYPERPIIYYSVCYSIVSLMYFIGFLLGNRTACNEADDKLEIGETVVLGSQNKACTVLFMVLYFFTMAGTIWWVILTITWFLAAGRKWSCEAIAQKAMWFHAVAWGIPGFLTIMLLAMNKVEGDNISGVCFVGLYDLDASLYFVLLPLCLCVFFGLSLLLAGIISLNHVRQVIQHDGRNQEKLKKFMIRIGVFSGLYLVPLVALLGCYVYELVNRKIWETTWVFDHCDQYHIPCPYQAKALARPEIFLFLMKYLLTLIVGISPVFWVGSKKTCSEWANFFNRNRKRDPISESRRVLQESCEFFLRHNSKVKHKKKHYKSTSHRLKVISKSMGTSTGGATNHGTSAVAITNHDYLSQETVAEIKTSPDTSEKEIEADGTSARRVEEGENSGDQMLSSSKLTVDQVEKRNKADSMCDMGGLAESMKRVGEGRITPKNDFLDPPPLQSSCSQIPDVSQSPSISLLVYSASDTRRELDSGNSSNP; translated from the exons cCTTTTCTTACGCTTATGAATCTTCACTGTTCACCAGACGTCCACACATTTCTGTGCAAAGCCTttgtccctgcctgcctggagcaAGTTAATGTGATTCACCCTTGTCGAAGCCTCTGTGAGAAAGTGTATTCTGACTGTAAGCAGTTGATGGACACGTTTGGAATCACATGGCCTGAAGAGCTGGAGTGTAGCAG ACTAGTCAATTGTGATGAGACTGttcctgccactgctgctgtAACCACAAACATCCACGGAACTCAGAAGACCCCAGGCCAGACCCGAAGGGATTATGGATTCTGGTGTCCACGGCACCTACACACTAGCAATGGACAAGGCTACAAGTTTCTAGGAATTGATCAGTGTGCACCTCCGTGTCCTAATATGTACTTCAAAAATTATGAATTGGATGTTGCCAAAAGCTTCATTGGAATAGTTTCGATCTTTTGTCTCTGTGCTACGCTTTTCACATTCCTGACTTTTCTGATTGATGTTAAAAGGTTTAGGTACCCAGAGAGGCCAATCATATATTACTCTGTCTGTTACAGCATAGTCTCTCTAATGTACTTCATCGGATTTTTACTTGGAAACAGAACTGCCTGTAACGAGGCAGATGATAAGTTAGAAATCGGTGAAACAGTTGTTCTTGGCTCGCAAAACAAAGCCTGTACTGTCCTTTTCATGGTATTGTATTTTTTCACTATGGCAGGAACTATATGGTGGGTGATTCTTACAATCACTTGGTTCCttgcagctggaagaaaatggagCTGTGAAGCTATTGCACAAAAAGCCATGTGGTTCCACGCGGTTGCGTGGGGAATACCTGGCTTTCTCACCATTATGCTCCTTGCAATGAACAAAGTTGAAGGGGACAATATCAGTGGAGTTTGTTTTGTGGGTCTCTATGATCTGGATGCCTCTCTGTACTTTGTGCTTTTGCCATTGTGCCTTTGTGTGTTTTTCggtctctctctccttttagctggtattatttctttaaatcacGTGCGGCAAGTCATACAGCACGATGGCAGAAACCAGGAGAAGCTAAAGAAATTTATGATCCGAATTGGAGTTTTTAGTGGTTTATACTTGGTGCCACTTGTAGCACTTCTTGGATGTTATGTCTATGAACTGGTGAACCGGAAAATCTGGGAAACGACTTGGGTATTTGATCACTGTGACCAGTACCATATTCCTTGTCCTTATCAG GCAAAGGCACTAGCAagaccagaaatatttttgtttctgatgaaaTATTTGCTGACATTGATTGTTGGCATATCTCCAGTCTTCTGGGTGGGAAGCAAAAAGACCTGTTCTGAATGGGCCAATTTCTTCAACAGAAACCGCAAGAGAGA tccAATCAGTGAGAGTCGAAGAGTGCTGCAGGAATCATGTGAATTTTTCTTGAGGCACAATTCCAAAGTTAAACATAAAAAGAAGCACTACAAATCAACTTCGCACAGATTGAAAGTCATTTCGAAGTCAATGGGGACTAGTACGGGTGGCGCAACAAATCATGGAACTTCTGCAGTAGCAATCACTAATCATGATTATTTAAGCCAAGAAACTGttgcagaaattaaaacctCTCCAGACACATCTGAGAAAGAGATAGAGGCAGACGGAACATCAGCCCGAAGAGTCGAGGAAGGTGAAAACAGTGGAGATCAAATGTTATCTAGTTCTAAACTGACCGTGGATCAGgtggaaaaaaggaacaaagcagaTAGCATGTGTGATATGGGCGGCTTGGCTGAGAGTATGAAGAGAGTAGGTGAAGGAAG AATAACTCCTAAAAATGATTTTCTTGATCCTCCTCCGTTACAAAGCAGCTGTTCCCAAATACCTGATGTCTCACAGTCACCTTCCATATCACTACTTGTCTACTCGGCTTCAGACACCAGAAGAGAATTGGATTCAGGAAACAGTTCCAACCCTTGA